A window from Drosophila kikkawai strain 14028-0561.14 chromosome 2L, DkikHiC1v2, whole genome shotgun sequence encodes these proteins:
- the mtDNA-helicase gene encoding mitochondrial DNA helicase has protein sequence MRRAGLIKPLLRINNNKSRVWRENYASQVDTNLAECTLDPKEYVDFKRQLRQINLPHKDGHTCLQLECRLCERNRQLPATAISVQRSPDPGGLLAYVNKRTGAFICPNCDVKTSLANALTAYQLPPPVGYKRQPQRQPLYESRFQNLIDVTPEACESLGIKGLKEAALLTAIGAQWEPQMQLLHFKLRNASQQVVGEKVLHMDDRREETFQGSSSSGLLIHGAGNKTKAILVSNLLDFIVLATQNIETHCIVCLPYELNMLPQECLPGLERFKELVFWLHYDASHSWDAARAFALKMDERRCLLIRPTETEPAPHLALRRRLNLRHIVAKATPVRHKAITTFGAMRNDILSELQNIEKVNGVKWKRFPVLNKLLKGHRRGELTILTGPTGSGKTTFMSEYSLDLAMQGVSTLWGSFEIRNTRLAATLLRQYVGYPLDDRLQEFNHWAEEFERLPLYFMTFHGQQPLKPVLEAIEHASYVHDVMHVIIDNLQFMMGVSTYRGDKFWEQDAIIAAFRGFATKHNVHVTLVMHPRKERQEDELTTSSVFGTAKATQEADNVLIIQDKRLTSVRGKKYLQIAKNRYCGDLGIMPLEFDKDALSYSTQIQNAKRRREQREKTESTEA, from the exons ATGAGACGCGCCGGTTTAATCAAACCGCTGCTCCGtataaataacaacaaatcgCGGGTCTGGAGAGAAAACTACGCCAGCCAAGTGGACACCAATTTGGCCGAGTGTACGCTGGACCCCAAGGAGTATGTGGACTTCAAGCGGCAACTGCGACAGATCAATTTGCCCCACAAGGACGGGCACACGTGCTTGCAGCTGGAGTGCCGGTTATGTGAACGCAACAGGCAGCTGCCGGCAACGGCAATCAGCGTCCAAAGAAGCCCGGACCCAGGCGGGCTGCTGGCTTACGTAAACAAGCGAACGG GCGCCTTTATCTGCCCAAACTGCGATGTGAAAACCTCACTGGCTAATGCTCTGACAGCTTATCAGCTGCCACCGCCCGTTGGCTACAAGAGACAGCCGCAAAGGCAGCCTCTATATGAATCCCGCTTTCAGAACCTCATCGATGTAACCCCGGAGGCCTGCGAGTCACTGGGCATTAAGGGTTTGAAGGAGGCTGCTCTCTTGACCGCCATTGGAGCCCAATGGGAGCCACAGATGCAGCTGTTGCACTTTAAGTTGCGCAATGCCTCGCAACAAGTTGTGGGCGAGAAGGTGCTCCATATGGATGATCGACGGGAGGAGACCTTCCAGggcagctccagctccggccTGCTGATCCATGGCGCCGGaaacaaaaccaaagccaTTCTAGTCAGTAATCTTCTTGACTTTATTGTTCTCGCCACACAAAATATTGAAACGC ATTGCATTGTCTGCCTGCCCTACGAGTTGAATATGCTGCCGCAGGAGTGCCTGCCTGGGTTGGAGCGCTTCAAGGAGCTTGTATTCTGGCTGCACTACGATGCAAGTCATAGCTGGGATGCCGCTCGAGCGTTCGCTCTCAAAATGGATGAACGACGGTGTCTGTTAATTCGACCCACAGAAACGGAACCGGCGCCGCATCTGGCTCTCCGCCGTCGCCTTAACCTGCGTCACATTGTTGCCAAGGCGACACCAGTGCGTCACAAGGCGATCACCACGTTTGGGGCAATGCGAAATGACATACTCAGCGAGCTGCAGAACATCGAGAAGGTGAATGGGGTGAAGTGGAAACGTTTCCCGGTGCTGAACAAGCTGCTCAAGGGACACCGGAGAGGCGAGTTAACCATCCTCACTGGGCCGACGGGCAGTGGCAAGACGACCTTCATGAGCGAATACTCCCTCGACCTGGCCATGCAGGGCGTGAGCACGTTGTGGGGGTCCTTCGAGATCCGTAACACCCGCTTGGCGGCCACATTGTTACGTCAATATGTTGGATACCCGTTGGACGACAGACTGCAGGAGTTTAACCACTGGGCCGAAGAATTCGAGCGCCTGCCACTCTACTTTATGACCTTTCATGGCCAGCAGCCGCTCAAGCCTGTGCTGGAGGCCATCGAGCACGCATCCTATGTGCACGACGTAATGCATGTGATTATCGACAACCTGCAATTCATGATGGGAGTGTCCACGTATCGCGGCGACAAGTTTTGGGAGCAGGATGCGATAATAGCTGCCTTTCGGGGCTTTGCCACCAAGCACAATGTCCATGTAACGCTGGTCATGCATCCGCGAAAGGAGCGGCAGGAGGACGAGCTGACCACCAGCTCGGTTTTCGGAACGGCAAAGGCCACACAAGAGGCGGACAACGTTCTGATCATCCAGGATAAGAGACTAACGTCGGTGAGGGGCAAGAAATACCTGCAGATTGCCAAGAATCGTTATTGCGGTGATCTGGGTATCATGCCGCTGGAATTCGACAAGGATGCCCTTAGTTACTCCACTCAAATCCAGAACGCCAAGAGACGACGAGAGCAGCGTGAAAAAACGGAATCAACAGAGGCTTAA
- the LOC108077310 gene encoding cysteine-rich PDZ-binding protein, with product MVCEKCEAKLSKVSAPNPWRTSTAPAGGRKINENKALSSARERYNPIGTTLAPCRICRQKVHQMGAHYCQACAYKKAICAMCGKKILNTKNYKQSST from the exons ATGGTTTGCGAAAAGTGCGAGGCGAAATTGTCCAAAGTATCTGCTCCAAATCCCTGGCGAACGAGTACCGCTCCTGCTGGCGGCCGAAAAATCAACGAGAATAAAGCGCTATCATCGGCACGCGAGAGATACAATCCCATAGGCACCACTTTGGCACCCTGCCG GATCTGCCGGCAAAAGGTGCACCAAATGGGCGCCCACTACTGTCAGGCGTGCGCTTACAAAAAGGCCATCTGTGCCATGTGCGGCAAGAAGATCCTGAACACCAAAAACTACAAGCAGAGCTCAACGTGA
- the LOC108077249 gene encoding gastrula zinc finger protein XlCGF57.1-like: protein MEIHFKEENSILKEELCERGGMSLDCDQEIEAQRIHSKVKIEALEEDFMENEEPKGDEFPDVQVKNEPLEEDPVSVYEISEFDIQVKCEESEDNSNQTDDYCDDINDGNDKNEEEYPVRAPKVAYNCPHCQKIFEHKGHFEGHIRTHTGERPFKCSHCQKSFSQLGNLQLHIRTHTLERPYKCSQCQESFSRNGHLQRHILSHTGERPYKCSDCPKSFLTIGDLNRHSRKHTGERPYKCTHCQETFALSQSLHLHILSHTGERPYKCSDCPKSFLISGDLKRHMRTHTGERPFHCSHCQETFSLKHHLQLHIRTHTGERPFKCSQCEKSFSLKQTLTRHIQTHKRKTN, encoded by the coding sequence ATGGAAATTCATTTCAAGGAAGAAAACTCCATCCTGAAGGAGGAACTCTGCGAAAGGGGTGGCATGAGCTTGGATTGTGACCAAGAAATCGAAGCTCAAAGGATTCATTCTAAAGTAAAAATAGAAGCACTCGAAGAAGACTTTATGGAGAATGAAGAACCAAAAGGCGACGAGTTTCCCGATGTTCAAGTGAAGAACGAGCCACTGGAAGAAGACCCAGTTTCTGTTTATGAAATCAGCGAATTTGACATCCAGGTAAAATGCGAGGAGTCCGAGGATAATTCAAATCAAACAGATGATTACTGTGATGATATAAATGATGGAAATGATAAAAACGAGGAGGAATATCCTGTGAGAGCTCCAAAAGTAGCGTACAACTGTCCCCACTGCCAGAAGATATTTGAACACAAGGGCCATTTTGAGGGGCACATCCGTACCCACACGGGTGAACGACCCTTCAAGTGTTCCCACTGCCAAAAGTCTTTTTCACAATTGGGAAATCTTCAACTACACATCCGGACCCACACTCTCGAACGACCCTACAAGTGTTCTCAGTGCCAGGAGAGTTTTTCGCGTAATGGACATCTTCAGCGACACATTCTGTCCCACACAGGAGAACGTCCTTACAAGTGTTCCGACTGTCCGAAATCTTTTTTGACAATTGGCGACCTTAACCGACACTCGCGGAAACACACAGGAGAACGACCCTACAAGTGTACCCATTGCCAGGAGACATTTGCACTAAGCCAAAGCCTTCACCTGCACATTCTGTCCCACACAGGAGAACGTCCCTACAAGTGCTCCGACTGCCCAAAGTCTTTTTTGATAAGCGGAGATCTTAAGCGCCACATGCGGACACACACAGGAGAGCGACCCTTCCATTGTTCCCACTGCCAGGAGACCTTTTCACTAAAGCATCATCTCCAGCTGCACATTCGAACCCACACAGGAGAAAGACCTTTCAAGTGCTCGCAGTGCGAGAAGTCTTTTTCATTAAAGCAAACTCTTACACGCCACATccaaacacacaaaagaaaaacaaactaa
- the LOC108077250 gene encoding putative RNA polymerase II subunit B1 CTD phosphatase RPAP2 homolog isoform X1: MTTEKGEQLRQQLIAAVVKKRAALARAHAVVVRLMEPGIPEAEFLSLLWEIGPSNYADIVDERDINKLCGYPLCSNLLEKVPKQKYAISASKNKVYDLTERKKFCSGYCFKASEYVKAQVPTSPLWLRDRETRASFQLLPRDIKIIKKRIQFK; the protein is encoded by the exons ATGACGACGGAAAAGGGCGAGCAACTGAG GCAACAGCTCATCGCGGCGGTGGTAAAAAAGCGCGCGGCATTAGCGCGGGCCCATGCCGTTGTAGTGCGGCTTATGGAGCCGGGAATACCGGAGGCCGAGTTCCTGTCTCTG CTCTGGGAGATTGGCCCGTCGAATTACGCAGATATCGTGGATGAGCGGGATATAAACAAACTATGCGGCTATCCGTTATGCTCCAATCTCCTAGAGAA GGTCCCAAAGCAAAAGTACGCCATTAGCGCGTCCAAGAACAAAGTTTACGATCTCACAGAGCGCAAGAAATTCTGTTCCGGATACTGTTTCAAGGCCTCAGAGTACGTAAAGGCCCAGGTGCCCACATCACCACTATGGCTGCGGGACAGGGAGACGAGAGCCAGCTTTCAGCTGCTGCCGCGAG
- the LOC108077250 gene encoding putative RNA polymerase II subunit B1 CTD phosphatase RPAP2 homolog isoform X2: protein MTTEKGEQLRQQLIAAVVKKRAALARAHAVVVRLMEPGIPEAEFLSLLWEIGPSNYADIVDERDINKLCGYPLCSNLLEKVPKQKYAISASKNKVYDLTERKKFCSGYCFKASEYVKAQVPTSPLWLRDRETRASFQLLPRGT, encoded by the exons ATGACGACGGAAAAGGGCGAGCAACTGAG GCAACAGCTCATCGCGGCGGTGGTAAAAAAGCGCGCGGCATTAGCGCGGGCCCATGCCGTTGTAGTGCGGCTTATGGAGCCGGGAATACCGGAGGCCGAGTTCCTGTCTCTG CTCTGGGAGATTGGCCCGTCGAATTACGCAGATATCGTGGATGAGCGGGATATAAACAAACTATGCGGCTATCCGTTATGCTCCAATCTCCTAGAGAA GGTCCCAAAGCAAAAGTACGCCATTAGCGCGTCCAAGAACAAAGTTTACGATCTCACAGAGCGCAAGAAATTCTGTTCCGGATACTGTTTCAAGGCCTCAGAGTACGTAAAGGCCCAGGTGCCCACATCACCACTATGGCTGCGGGACAGGGAGACGAGAGCCAGCTTTCAGCTGCTGCCGCGAGGTACTTGA
- the Fkbp59 gene encoding FK506-binding protein 59: MPNENQIDLSGDGGVLKEILREGQGTETPHTGCTVSLHYTGRLVDGTEFDSSVAREPFEFPLGKGNVIKAFDMGVATMKRGERCFLTCAPNYAYGAAGSPPAIPPDATLVFELEMLNWKGEDLSPNQDGSIDRTILEASDKKRSPSDGAFVKAHISGTFGDRVFEERDVEFDYGEGSAIGIIEGVEIALEKMNIGETSRIKIQSKYAFGDKGSEEFKIPPHSAVEYTVKLIDCGKKLEEWKLSDDERLAEAKAYKEKGTNYFKKENWALAIKMYNKCKSLLPTNADTNEEVKKVKIATHSNIALCHQKSNDHFEAKQECNAVLALDENNVKALYRRGQCNLTINEFDDALEDFQKVIQLEPGNKAAANQVIICKQKIKESKNKEKKLYANMFTKLAANDKEDEPLRETDVLSKCGEWSEEDAKREAELTLERDNIIMI; the protein is encoded by the exons atgccgaatgaaaatcaaattgaCCTATCCGGTGATGGTGGCGTCCTCAAGGAGATCCTGCGAGAGGGCCAGGGTACAGAGACACCGCACACTGGCTGCACGGTGTCTCTGCACTACACCGGCCGCTTGGTGGACGGCACAGAGTTCGATTCGAGCGTCGCCCGCGAGCCCTTCGAATTTCCGCTTGGCAAAG GCAATGTGATCAAGGCCTTCGACATGGGGGTGGCCACCATGAAGCGCGGCGAACGCTGCTTCTTGACATGTGCCCCGAATTATGCCTATGGGGCTGCCGGCAGCCCACCCGCCATTCCGCCAGATGCTACTCTGGTCTTTGAG CTGGAGATGTTGAACTGGAAGGGCGAGGATTTGAGTCCCAATCAGGATGGCAGCATTGACCGCACCATTCTGGAGGCCAGCGATAAGAAGCGGTCCCCCAGCGATGGTGCCTTTGTCAAGG CTCACATTTCTGGCACTTTCGGGGACCGCGTGTTCGAGGAACGCGATGTTGAGTTCGATTACGGTGAGGGCAGTGCCATTGGCATTATCGAGGGTGTGGAGATTGCCCTGGAGAAGATGAACATAGGCGAGACTTCCAG AATAAAGATTCAGTCAAAGTATGCCTTTGGCGACAAGGGAAGCGAAGAGTTCAAGATCCCACCCCACTCCGCCGTTGAGTATACTGTGAAACTCATCGACTGCGGCAAGAAGCTGGAGGAGTGGAAGCTGAGCGACGATGAGCGTCTGGCAGAGGCCAAGGCATACAAGGAGAAGGGCACCAACTACTTTAAGAAAGAGAACTGGGCACTGGCCATCAAGATGTACAACAAGTGCAAGAGCCTACTGCCCACCAATGCCGATACCAACGAGGAGGTGAAGAAGGTCAAGATAGCCACGCACAGCAACATTGCGCTGTGCCACCAGAAGTCCAACGATCACTTTGAAGCCAAACAGGAG TGCAACGCTGTTCTAGCTTTGGATGAGAACAATGTGAAGGCCCTCTATCGTCGCGGTCAGTGCAACTTGACCATTAATGAGTTTGATGATGCTCTAGAGGATTTCCAAAAG GTTATCCAACTGGAACCGGGCAACAAGGCTGCTGCCAACCAAGTGATCATCTGCAAGCAGAAGATCAAGGAGAGCAAGAACAAGGAGAAGAAGCTCTATGCCAACATGTTCACCAAACTGGCTGCCAACGATAAAGAG GACGAACCTCTGCGCGAAACCGACGTGCTGAGCAAGTGCGGCGAGTGGTCTGAAGAGGATGCCAAACGCGAGGCTGAGCTCACGCTAGAGCGCGACAATATAATCATGATCTAA